From Cellulophaga lytica DSM 7489, a single genomic window includes:
- a CDS encoding polysaccharide biosynthesis/export family protein produces MKITRLIPTKIVAIFIVMMTISCASKKDIVYFQDALNYETIVNEDVFVTKFKVDDLIGIFVSGKTPEAGRPFNLYRGAQEGGIAAEQVDYLVDLDGMIDFPILGRIKVAGLSPNELRNELREKLTVYIKDPIINIRLKNFEVTINGEVNRPGTYKVNGERINIMEALGLAGDLKIKGRRDNILVMRDFNGVRNYMRIDLTSKNAVNSPAYYLTQNDVVYVEPNKSAINSSNQDSRAGIIVSIASVLITSTVLLITRN; encoded by the coding sequence ATGAAAATCACTAGGCTTATACCAACAAAAATAGTTGCAATTTTTATTGTGATGATGACAATATCATGTGCATCAAAAAAAGACATTGTTTATTTTCAGGATGCATTAAATTACGAAACTATTGTAAACGAAGATGTTTTTGTTACTAAATTTAAGGTAGATGATTTAATTGGTATTTTTGTCTCAGGAAAAACACCAGAGGCAGGAAGACCATTCAATTTATACAGAGGAGCTCAAGAAGGGGGAATAGCAGCAGAACAGGTAGATTATTTGGTAGATTTAGATGGAATGATTGATTTTCCAATCTTAGGAAGAATAAAAGTTGCAGGTTTATCTCCTAATGAATTAAGAAATGAATTAAGAGAAAAGTTAACGGTATACATTAAGGATCCTATAATCAACATACGCTTAAAAAACTTTGAAGTAACAATTAACGGAGAGGTTAATAGACCAGGTACATATAAAGTTAATGGAGAACGTATTAATATAATGGAGGCTCTTGGTTTAGCAGGAGATTTAAAAATTAAAGGACGTAGAGATAATATTTTAGTAATGCGTGATTTTAATGGTGTACGTAATTATATGAGAATTGACTTAACGTCTAAAAATGCGGTTAATTCACCTGCGTATTATTTAACTCAGAATGATGTAGTTTATGTAGAGCCAAATAAATCAGCAATAAATTCTTCTAATCAGGATAGTAGAGCAGGAATTATTGTATCTATAGCGTCTGTTTTAATAACATCTACTGTTTTATTAATAACACGTAATTAA
- a CDS encoding GumC family protein: MNTDNKMDLKLIINSYLKHWKWFAVAIIIATVLAFFKIRYSIPEYNATAKIKIVEDNTKSSELSAFQDLDILSGGKNNVEDEIESIVSRSNFMQVVKRLGLNIKIETIGNVIDTEVYQSPYPFSLEFKSLDSVLYKQKGSFLIKIVSDTKIGFTESEDEPSKTIELDTTIHTEIGDIVISPKKDIINNYIGTKYRVTVLPIEDVAGIYKKKVNINQIGKKSSILNLSINSTNPEKGRDILNTLIMTYNDNAIANQKYLADKTSEFINNRISKIYSSLTEIDSTAENFMEGRGITDIASQSNLNMNISAQSEQELQATTVQLNIAESMVNSISNESGYGLIVSNLDNNAVQGTVGSYNQLAMQRKRLLESTGESHPDVIQLTQQMNSMKSNIVSNLKSVVSNYSVRANNLSKQLAKSNSRLYSTAGNSRALNEISRDQDNMAALYQYLIRKREEAQIKAASTSPKCEIIDAAYNPTKFPVSPKKPVILLAFLIIGMLVPFSVIYAKDLLDNKIHNKLDLEKLVGSTPVLAEIPSMGKNASLVKKNDRSVLAESFRILRTNIDYLIQSKTNGKKNNVIYVTSSVSGEGKTFLASNLALIFANTGKKVLLVGADIRNPKLYTFFDASEEKGNKRTKNTGLTEYLTSDIKIKDIVKSTVYGETELDIIYSGKIPPNPAELLMSSKMESLLKEVSETYDYVIVDTAPMVVVTDTLLISKYADQLLYVTRAGSTENKVIQHPIHLKEEGKISNLSFIVNDVPEADLGYGGKYGYGYGVNKKRWWHLFKK; encoded by the coding sequence ATGAATACGGATAATAAAATGGACCTTAAATTAATTATTAATTCGTATCTCAAACATTGGAAATGGTTTGCTGTAGCAATTATAATAGCTACAGTATTAGCTTTTTTTAAGATTAGATACTCCATCCCTGAGTATAATGCCACAGCTAAAATTAAAATTGTAGAAGATAACACGAAATCTTCTGAGTTAAGTGCTTTTCAGGATTTAGATATTTTATCTGGCGGAAAGAATAACGTTGAAGATGAAATTGAGTCTATTGTATCCAGATCAAATTTTATGCAGGTTGTAAAAAGACTTGGTTTAAATATAAAAATAGAAACCATTGGAAATGTTATTGATACAGAAGTTTATCAATCGCCTTACCCTTTTTCATTAGAGTTTAAAAGTTTAGATTCGGTTCTTTATAAACAAAAGGGTAGTTTTTTAATAAAAATAGTATCTGATACTAAAATTGGATTTACAGAATCTGAAGATGAACCATCAAAGACAATAGAACTTGATACTACCATTCATACAGAAATTGGAGATATAGTTATTTCACCTAAAAAAGATATTATTAACAATTATATAGGTACAAAGTATAGAGTTACTGTACTACCTATTGAGGATGTGGCTGGTATTTATAAAAAGAAAGTAAATATTAATCAAATAGGTAAAAAATCTAGCATACTTAACTTAAGTATTAATAGTACTAATCCTGAGAAGGGAAGAGATATATTAAATACGTTGATTATGACGTATAATGATAATGCAATTGCAAATCAAAAATATTTAGCAGATAAAACTTCCGAATTTATAAATAATAGAATCTCTAAAATATATTCTAGTTTAACAGAGATAGATTCTACTGCAGAAAACTTTATGGAAGGAAGAGGAATTACAGATATTGCTTCTCAGTCTAATCTAAATATGAATATCAGTGCACAAAGCGAACAAGAATTACAAGCAACCACTGTTCAGTTAAATATTGCTGAATCTATGGTGAATTCTATATCTAATGAATCTGGATATGGTTTAATTGTTTCAAATTTAGATAATAATGCTGTACAAGGTACTGTTGGTAGTTATAATCAATTGGCTATGCAACGTAAAAGGTTGTTGGAGAGTACAGGAGAATCTCACCCAGATGTTATTCAGCTTACACAACAAATGAATAGTATGAAAAGCAACATTGTATCTAATTTAAAAAGTGTTGTAAGTAATTATAGTGTTAGAGCAAATAACTTGAGTAAGCAATTGGCAAAATCTAATTCAAGATTGTATTCTACAGCAGGAAATTCTAGAGCATTAAATGAAATTTCTAGAGATCAAGATAATATGGCTGCTTTGTATCAGTACTTGATTAGAAAAAGAGAAGAAGCGCAAATTAAAGCGGCATCTACAAGCCCTAAATGTGAGATTATTGATGCGGCTTATAATCCTACAAAATTTCCTGTTTCGCCTAAAAAACCTGTAATTTTATTAGCTTTTTTAATAATAGGGATGCTAGTGCCATTTTCAGTTATTTATGCTAAAGATTTATTAGATAACAAAATTCATAATAAATTAGATTTAGAAAAGTTAGTAGGTTCTACCCCTGTTTTGGCAGAAATACCAAGTATGGGTAAAAATGCATCATTAGTAAAGAAAAATGATAGATCAGTTTTAGCAGAATCTTTTAGAATTCTAAGAACCAATATAGACTATCTTATTCAGTCAAAAACTAATGGGAAGAAAAATAATGTAATTTATGTTACATCTAGTGTATCTGGAGAAGGTAAAACTTTTTTAGCATCTAACTTAGCACTAATATTTGCTAATACGGGTAAAAAAGTATTGTTGGTAGGTGCAGATATTAGAAACCCCAAATTATATACATTTTTTGATGCTTCAGAAGAAAAAGGAAATAAACGTACTAAAAATACAGGTTTAACAGAGTACCTTACTTCTGATATTAAAATAAAGGATATTGTAAAGTCAACAGTTTATGGTGAAACTGAATTAGATATTATTTACTCTGGTAAAATTCCACCTAACCCAGCAGAATTATTGATGAGCAGTAAAATGGAATCATTATTAAAAGAAGTATCTGAAACTTATGATTACGTAATTGTAGATACTGCTCCTATGGTTGTAGTTACAGATACATTATTGATAAGTAAGTATGCAGATCAGTTGCTATATGTTACCAGAGCTGGTTCTACAGAAAATAAGGTTATTCAGCACCCTATACACTTAAAAGAAGAAGGTAAAATTAGTAATCTAAGCTTTATAGTTAATGATGTGCCAGAAGCAGATTTAGGCTATGGAGGTAAGTATGGCTATGGTTATGGAGTAAATAAAAAACGTTGGTGGCATTTATTTAAAAAATAA
- a CDS encoding tyrosine-protein phosphatase, giving the protein MFHFFSKKYFLVDYLEGYTDIHNHILPGIDDGAKTPEESLEILSGFKDFGVTKFICTPHIMSGYYPNTSKSITTSLATLQKELKTKNINDFTIDIAAEHMVDPYFEELIDSKEYMSLNNDYILIEMSFLQESINLKQAVQKLNKLPLSPILAHPERYAFAHNKFKDYNYYKELGTFFQLNLLSLCNYYGPDVHKAALKLLDNKMYNFIGSDVHNIRQLKVLKEIKLPHKTIELLKPIIENTNYNFG; this is encoded by the coding sequence ATGTTTCATTTTTTTAGTAAAAAATATTTTTTAGTTGATTATCTAGAAGGGTATACAGATATACACAATCATATATTACCTGGCATAGATGATGGTGCAAAAACACCAGAAGAATCATTAGAAATTTTAAGTGGTTTTAAAGATTTTGGTGTAACTAAATTTATATGTACACCGCATATTATGAGTGGTTACTACCCAAATACTTCAAAAAGTATAACAACCTCTTTAGCTACATTACAAAAAGAACTAAAAACTAAAAACATAAACGACTTTACAATAGATATTGCTGCGGAGCATATGGTAGACCCCTATTTTGAAGAGCTTATAGACTCTAAAGAGTATATGTCTTTAAATAATGACTATATTTTAATTGAAATGTCTTTTCTACAAGAGTCAATTAATTTAAAACAAGCTGTTCAGAAGTTAAATAAACTACCTTTATCCCCTATTTTAGCTCACCCAGAACGCTATGCGTTTGCACATAATAAATTTAAAGATTATAACTATTATAAAGAGCTTGGTACTTTTTTTCAATTAAACCTATTGTCTTTATGTAATTATTACGGTCCAGATGTGCACAAAGCAGCTTTAAAACTACTAGACAATAAAATGTATAACTTTATAGGGTCTGATGTACATAACATAAGACAATTAAAAGTCTTAAAAGAAATCAAGCTCCCGCATAAAACAATAGAGTTACTAAAACCTATTATAGAAAATACCAATTACAATTTTGGTTAA
- a CDS encoding PhnA domain-containing protein → MSIERELKKRSQNKCELCSNEENLSPYQVLPAKNSDLQDNILACSTCITQIEDPEQTEPNHWRCLNDSMWSEHIPVQIIAWRMLSRLRSEGWPQDLLDMMYLDEDNLEWAKATGEGEDPEDKIVHRDSNGVIINAGDSVVLIKDLPVKGSSMVAKRGTAVRRVSLDHENAEYIEGKVDGQQIVIITKYVKKI, encoded by the coding sequence ATGAGCATCGAAAGAGAATTAAAAAAAAGAAGCCAAAACAAATGTGAACTTTGCTCCAATGAAGAAAACTTAAGTCCTTACCAAGTTTTACCTGCAAAAAATAGTGATTTACAAGACAATATACTAGCCTGCAGTACCTGTATTACTCAAATAGAAGACCCAGAACAAACAGAACCAAATCACTGGAGATGTTTAAATGATAGTATGTGGAGTGAGCATATACCTGTACAAATTATTGCTTGGCGTATGCTAAGTAGGTTACGTAGTGAAGGATGGCCACAAGACCTGCTAGATATGATGTATTTAGACGAAGATAATTTAGAATGGGCTAAAGCTACTGGAGAAGGAGAAGATCCTGAAGATAAAATTGTACACAGAGATAGTAATGGTGTTATAATTAACGCCGGCGATAGTGTTGTATTAATTAAAGATTTACCCGTAAAAGGCTCTAGTATGGTGGCAAAAAGAGGAACTGCTGTACGTAGAGTATCTTTAGATCATGAAAATGCAGAATATATAGAGGGCAAAGTAGACGGACAACAAATTGTAATTATTACCAAGTACGTTAAAAAAATATAA
- a CDS encoding protein-L-isoaspartate(D-aspartate) O-methyltransferase, which yields MKDTLKHRGKRNLLANILIEKGIEDTKVIEAIKKVPRHLFLDSSFEDHAYQDKAFPIGAEQTISQPYTVAFQSQLLEVKQNDVILEIGTGSGYQTAVLLQLGARVYTIERQSQLFKKNKLFFPKMGIRPKKAILGDGYKGYPEEAPFDGIIVTAGAPIVPKPLLAQLKIGGRLVIPVGVEDQIMTLFVRKSELEFEKQEFGSFKFVPLLENKN from the coding sequence TTGAAAGACACCTTAAAACATCGTGGTAAACGTAATCTTTTGGCTAACATTTTAATAGAAAAAGGTATTGAAGATACCAAAGTTATTGAAGCTATTAAAAAGGTTCCAAGACACTTGTTTTTGGATAGTAGTTTTGAAGATCATGCATACCAAGATAAAGCTTTTCCTATTGGTGCAGAGCAAACCATTTCTCAGCCTTATACTGTTGCTTTTCAGTCTCAATTGTTAGAAGTTAAGCAAAATGATGTAATACTAGAAATAGGTACAGGGAGCGGATACCAAACTGCAGTATTATTGCAATTAGGAGCTAGAGTTTATACTATTGAAAGACAATCTCAGTTGTTTAAAAAGAATAAATTATTTTTTCCTAAAATGGGGATTAGACCCAAAAAAGCAATTTTAGGAGATGGCTACAAAGGATATCCAGAGGAAGCTCCTTTTGATGGTATAATAGTTACAGCTGGCGCGCCTATAGTGCCAAAACCGTTACTTGCACAACTTAAAATAGGAGGTAGGTTAGTTATACCAGTTGGTGTAGAAGATCAAATAATGACGTTGTTTGTACGTAAATCTGAGCTAGAGTTTGAGAAACAAGAATTTGGATCTTTTAAATTTGTACCGCTTTTAGAAAATAAAAACTAG
- the smpB gene encoding SsrA-binding protein SmpB, giving the protein MQKKINIKNKRARFEYELIDTYTAGLVLSGTEIKSIREGKASITESFCEFNDRNELFIINMQVDEYSHGSHYNHQPKASRKLLLNRGELKKLEKEVKNTGLTIVPLNMFLNDKGLAKINIALAKGKKLHDKRDSIKDRDNKRNLDRIKKSFNN; this is encoded by the coding sequence ATGCAGAAAAAAATCAATATTAAAAATAAAAGAGCTAGGTTTGAGTATGAACTAATTGATACTTATACAGCTGGCTTAGTTTTGTCTGGTACAGAAATAAAATCTATAAGAGAAGGTAAAGCCTCTATAACAGAAAGTTTTTGTGAATTTAATGACAGAAACGAACTTTTTATAATTAATATGCAAGTAGATGAATACTCTCACGGATCTCATTACAACCACCAACCAAAAGCATCTCGTAAATTACTACTTAACAGAGGAGAGCTTAAAAAACTAGAGAAAGAAGTTAAAAATACTGGTTTAACAATTGTACCGTTAAATATGTTTTTAAATGATAAAGGTTTAGCAAAAATAAACATTGCTTTAGCTAAAGGTAAAAAACTACATGATAAAAGAGACTCTATTAAAGATAGAGACAACAAGAGAAATTTAGATAGAATAAAAAAGAGTTTTAATAACTAG
- a CDS encoding DUF6503 family protein: MIKKSMFFLLLIAFAACKNEKKVAISAQSIVDNAIAVSGDSLYKTKKMSFDFRNKKYVLLQENGKRIMKRIFKQDSTIVTDVKAAKFTRLVNDSVVAVADSTARKYDNAINSVFYFALLPYGLNDAAVKKEYLGEVTIKSKQYYKVKVTFSEANGGDDFEDTYLYWFNKETAKPDYLAYKFFVNDGGMRFRVAYNERYVNGIRFVDYENYKPKSESMNILQIDKMFQNNELELLSKIELDNIIVY, translated from the coding sequence ATGATTAAAAAAAGTATGTTTTTCTTATTACTGATTGCTTTTGCAGCGTGTAAGAATGAAAAAAAAGTAGCAATTAGCGCACAAAGTATTGTAGATAACGCCATAGCCGTTTCTGGAGATAGCTTGTATAAAACTAAAAAGATGTCTTTTGATTTTAGAAATAAAAAGTATGTTTTATTGCAAGAAAATGGCAAGCGTATAATGAAACGTATTTTTAAACAAGATTCTACAATTGTTACAGATGTAAAGGCTGCTAAGTTTACACGTTTAGTAAACGATAGTGTTGTTGCAGTTGCAGATTCTACTGCTCGTAAATATGATAATGCTATTAATTCAGTTTTTTACTTTGCTCTTTTACCTTATGGTTTAAATGATGCCGCTGTTAAAAAAGAATATTTAGGAGAAGTTACAATTAAAAGTAAGCAGTACTATAAAGTTAAAGTTACTTTTAGTGAGGCAAATGGTGGTGATGATTTTGAGGATACTTATTTGTATTGGTTTAATAAGGAAACAGCAAAACCAGATTATTTAGCGTATAAGTTTTTTGTAAATGATGGTGGTATGCGTTTTAGAGTAGCTTATAATGAGCGTTATGTAAACGGAATTAGGTTTGTAGATTATGAAAACTACAAACCTAAATCTGAATCTATGAATATTTTACAGATAGATAAAATGTTCCAGAATAATGAGTTGGAATTGTTATCTAAAATAGAGTTAGATAATATTATTGTCTACTAA
- a CDS encoding histidine phosphatase family protein, translated as MKFLKPILLVLLFTVTLACKNDKNNATDEEINNTVSTFYFIRHAEKDRSNSENQDPELSQEGLGRSIFWAKVFEPVALEAIYSTDYQRTQMTAAPTSVQKGISVTSYDPTTIEPQQFVTDNYGKKVLVVGHSNTIPKFVNAIIGEEKFEQIDDYDNSGLFVVTIIGTQATAIKLNLDISRQ; from the coding sequence ATGAAATTTTTAAAACCTATTCTTTTAGTCTTACTTTTTACTGTAACACTAGCGTGTAAAAACGATAAAAATAATGCCACAGATGAAGAAATAAACAATACTGTCTCTACTTTTTATTTTATTAGGCACGCAGAAAAGGATAGATCAAATTCTGAAAATCAAGATCCAGAATTATCTCAAGAAGGCTTAGGTAGATCTATATTTTGGGCAAAGGTTTTTGAGCCTGTTGCATTAGAAGCTATTTACTCTACAGATTACCAAAGAACACAAATGACAGCTGCCCCTACATCTGTACAAAAAGGAATTTCTGTTACCAGTTATGACCCAACTACTATAGAACCACAGCAATTTGTAACAGATAATTATGGTAAAAAAGTTTTAGTTGTAGGCCACAGTAATACTATTCCTAAATTTGTAAATGCTATAATTGGCGAAGAAAAATTTGAACAAATTGATGACTATGATAACAGTGGCTTATTTGTAGTAACAATAATTGGCACACAAGCCACTGCTATTAAACTTAATTTAGATATTAGTAGACAATAA
- a CDS encoding TetR/AcrR family transcriptional regulator, with protein sequence MSTKAEKTKEFIIKTSAPIFSKQGYVGTSMSDITNATGLTKGALYGNFKNKEEIALAAFNYNTTKLLNKIDERLNIEGTSLDKIYNLTSFYRQYAVFTLDMGGCPIINVGVDAEYNNKTLSSAAKEIVRTIEGKIAAVLETGVNNNELKLPVTPLQFAKQLYTMLQGSVAMATITQDRKYLLNTVNYINHLIEKEVKL encoded by the coding sequence ATGTCCACCAAGGCAGAAAAAACCAAAGAATTTATCATTAAAACTTCTGCGCCAATATTTAGCAAACAAGGCTATGTTGGTACAAGTATGAGTGATATTACAAATGCAACAGGCCTAACAAAAGGCGCTTTATATGGTAATTTTAAAAATAAAGAAGAAATTGCTTTAGCCGCTTTTAACTATAACACTACTAAACTTTTAAATAAAATTGATGAACGCCTAAATATAGAAGGAACATCTTTAGACAAAATATACAACCTTACTAGTTTTTATAGACAATATGCTGTTTTTACATTAGATATGGGAGGTTGCCCAATAATAAATGTTGGTGTAGACGCAGAATACAACAACAAAACACTTTCTAGTGCCGCTAAAGAAATTGTACGCACTATAGAAGGTAAAATTGCTGCTGTTTTAGAAACGGGTGTTAATAATAACGAATTAAAGCTACCTGTAACTCCATTACAATTTGCTAAGCAACTGTATACAATGCTACAAGGTTCTGTTGCAATGGCAACAATAACACAAGACCGAAAGTATCTTTTAAACACTGTAAACTACATTAATCATCTTATAGAAAAAGAGGTTAAACTATAA
- the clpB gene encoding ATP-dependent chaperone ClpB has translation MNINNFTIKSQESLQQAQLLAQELGNQQIENEHLFKALIKVDENVMPFILKKLNVNVALLTQIVDKELQSLPKVTGADIMMSREAGKTVNEAIIVAKKMNDEYVSTEHLLLAIFKSKSKISQILKDQGVTEKDLNAAIAELRNGNNVTSQSAEENYNSLEKYAKNLNRLADEGKLDPVIGRDEEIRRVLQILSRRTKNNPMLVGEPGVGKTAIAEGIAHRIIQGDIPENLKGKIIYSLDMGALIAGAKYKGEFEERLKSVIKEVTSADGEIVLFIDEIHTLVGAGGGDGAMDAANILKPALARGELRAIGATTLDEYQKYFEKDKALERRFQKVIVDEPSTESSISILRGIKEKYEAHHKVRIKDEAVIGAVELSQRYITNRFLPDKAIDLMDEAAAKLRMEINSKPEELDVLDRKIMQLEIEIEAIKRENDKDKLKILNVDLANIKEERNEIFAKWDSEKTVVDNIQQVKQDIENYKLEAERAERNGDYGKVAEIRYGKIKEAQEALEKLQNTLAEQQSNGTLIQEEVTYEDIADVVAKWTGIPVTKMLQSEREKLLDLESVLHKRVVGQEEAIEAVANAIRRSRSGLQDAKRPIGSFLFLGTTGVGKTELAKTLASYLFDDENALTRIDMSEYQERHSVSRLVGAPPGYVGYDEGGQLTEAVRRRPYSVILLDEIEKAHPDTFNILLQVLDEGRLTDNKGRVADFKNTIIIMTSNMGSSIIQESFNTHKDATIATEAAKTDVLGLLKASIRPEFLNRIDDIVMFTPLSKDNIKKIVRLQLNALKKLVAEQNITIDATDEAVGFLALKGYDPQYGARPVKRIIQKEVLNNLSKEILSGNITTDSIVLIDSFDDKLVFRNNN, from the coding sequence ATGAACATTAATAATTTCACAATAAAATCTCAAGAGTCCTTGCAGCAAGCCCAACTGCTAGCTCAGGAGCTTGGCAATCAACAAATAGAAAACGAACATTTATTTAAAGCATTAATTAAAGTAGATGAAAATGTAATGCCTTTTATATTAAAAAAGCTAAATGTAAATGTTGCGTTATTAACACAAATTGTAGACAAAGAATTGCAAAGTTTACCAAAAGTAACAGGCGCAGATATAATGATGTCTCGTGAAGCAGGTAAAACAGTTAACGAAGCTATAATAGTAGCTAAAAAAATGAATGATGAATACGTGTCTACAGAACATTTGTTATTGGCTATTTTTAAATCTAAAAGTAAAATTTCTCAGATCTTAAAAGATCAAGGGGTAACAGAAAAAGATTTAAACGCAGCTATAGCAGAGTTAAGAAACGGTAACAATGTTACATCACAAAGTGCAGAAGAAAATTACAATTCACTTGAAAAATATGCTAAAAATTTAAACAGATTAGCAGATGAAGGCAAACTAGACCCTGTAATTGGGAGAGATGAAGAAATACGAAGAGTTTTGCAAATTTTATCTCGTAGAACAAAAAACAATCCAATGTTAGTTGGTGAGCCTGGTGTAGGTAAAACAGCAATTGCAGAAGGTATTGCACACCGTATTATTCAAGGAGATATTCCTGAAAACTTAAAAGGTAAAATTATATACTCATTAGATATGGGTGCCTTAATTGCTGGTGCAAAATATAAAGGTGAATTTGAAGAACGTTTAAAGTCGGTTATTAAAGAAGTAACCTCTGCAGATGGCGAAATTGTATTATTTATTGACGAAATACATACACTAGTTGGTGCTGGTGGCGGAGATGGTGCTATGGATGCAGCAAACATACTTAAACCTGCATTAGCACGTGGAGAATTACGTGCTATAGGTGCTACAACTTTAGACGAATACCAAAAGTATTTTGAGAAAGACAAGGCCTTAGAGCGTAGATTTCAAAAAGTAATAGTAGATGAACCAAGTACAGAAAGTTCTATTTCTATATTAAGAGGAATAAAAGAAAAATACGAAGCACACCACAAAGTACGCATTAAGGATGAAGCTGTTATTGGTGCCGTAGAATTATCGCAACGCTATATAACAAACAGATTTTTACCGGATAAGGCTATTGACTTAATGGATGAAGCTGCTGCAAAATTACGTATGGAAATTAATTCTAAGCCAGAAGAATTAGACGTTCTTGACCGTAAAATAATGCAATTAGAAATTGAAATTGAAGCTATTAAAAGAGAAAATGATAAGGATAAGCTAAAAATTTTAAACGTAGATCTTGCTAATATTAAAGAAGAACGTAATGAAATTTTTGCAAAATGGGATAGTGAAAAAACAGTTGTAGATAATATACAACAAGTAAAACAAGATATAGAAAATTATAAGTTAGAGGCAGAACGCGCAGAACGTAACGGTGATTATGGTAAAGTTGCTGAAATTAGATACGGTAAAATTAAAGAAGCCCAAGAAGCATTAGAAAAACTACAAAACACACTTGCAGAGCAACAAAGTAATGGTACTTTAATACAAGAAGAAGTTACCTATGAAGACATTGCAGATGTTGTTGCTAAATGGACCGGTATACCGGTAACAAAAATGCTACAAAGTGAAAGAGAAAAACTATTAGACTTAGAGTCTGTATTACACAAGCGTGTAGTAGGGCAAGAAGAAGCTATAGAGGCTGTAGCTAATGCTATTAGAAGAAGTAGATCTGGTTTACAAGATGCTAAGCGTCCAATAGGCTCATTCTTATTTTTAGGAACAACAGGTGTAGGTAAAACAGAACTTGCTAAAACACTTGCTTCCTACTTGTTTGATGATGAAAATGCTTTAACCAGAATTGATATGAGTGAGTACCAAGAACGCCACTCTGTAAGCAGATTGGTTGGTGCACCTCCTGGGTATGTTGGTTATGATGAAGGCGGACAATTAACAGAAGCTGTAAGACGTAGACCTTACTCTGTTATTTTATTAGATGAAATTGAAAAGGCACATCCAGATACTTTTAATATTTTACTACAGGTTTTAGATGAAGGTAGATTAACAGACAACAAGGGTCGTGTTGCAGATTTTAAAAACACCATTATTATTATGACAAGTAATATGGGAAGCAGTATAATACAAGAAAGTTTTAACACACATAAAGATGCTACAATAGCTACTGAAGCAGCTAAAACAGATGTATTAGGCTTGCTAAAAGCAAGTATTAGACCAGAGTTTTTAAACAGAATTGATGACATTGTTATGTTTACACCGTTATCTAAGGATAACATTAAAAAAATTGTACGTTTACAATTAAACGCGCTTAAAAAACTTGTTGCCGAGCAAAATATTACAATAGATGCTACAGATGAGGCTGTTGGCTTTTTAGCATTAAAAGGCTATGATCCGCAATATGGTGCAAGACCTGTAAAACGTATAATACAAAAAGAAGTACTTAATAATTTATCTAAAGAAATATTATCTGGCAATATTACCACAGATAGCATTGTTTTAATAGATAGTTTTGATGATAAATTGGTATTTAGAAACAATAATTAA
- the ytxJ gene encoding bacillithiol system redox-active protein YtxJ — protein sequence MGIFTGLFGGKEENKKEEKDLPWIPLTTVAQLQDIEEKSKTKTQFIFKHSTTCGISRMVIKMFRDTYNFTEDQADLYYLDLLQYREVSNETGYKFQVIHQSPQLLVVKNGVAVADASHGSITDLDLEKYS from the coding sequence ATGGGAATATTTACAGGTTTATTTGGTGGTAAGGAAGAAAATAAAAAAGAGGAAAAAGATTTACCTTGGATACCCTTAACTACTGTTGCGCAATTGCAGGATATTGAAGAAAAATCTAAAACAAAAACGCAGTTTATTTTTAAGCATTCTACCACTTGTGGTATTAGCCGTATGGTTATAAAAATGTTTAGAGATACATACAATTTTACAGAAGACCAAGCAGATTTATACTACTTAGATTTGTTGCAATACAGAGAAGTTTCTAATGAAACAGGGTATAAGTTTCAGGTAATTCATCAATCACCACAATTGTTGGTTGTAAAAAATGGAGTTGCGGTTGCTGATGCTTCTCACGGTTCTATAACAGACTTAGATTTAGAAAAATATTCATAA